In Solanum pennellii chromosome 7, SPENNV200, the following are encoded in one genomic region:
- the LOC107024540 gene encoding uncharacterized protein LOC107024540: MVCTTIQQHDYKNAELCRSEDRKIPELQGDVGKLHKTHDNVCLNAATASTSTTKGVSGIRYTNSNMNKIFDKPFIPKNQKDSLFIPPQITTYSESLSQDKKAYNHITRLYIENLYKIQNYLNSTPRSPTAKDPNTDFITKKLQGYNKLIAQPGTNANLVKTCYSYGLLSTVYTQTGDEISTIPELYKAFMNYKRITKGTLFYIKFYSAPAEILFDEIKPIIQVVKIGLTRDMIIPEDIGIQQEIQRIEIPEFYANKRVIGITTILNELTNNYLNGNSVWSYYVREQVMIYSNSKEIREQDMEEIRQWILSLLKPEQKPTTRALRKGFISEELLTRYCKIIGQKYPDHICSKCQGEDNVIPDVQIE, encoded by the coding sequence tcagcagcatgactataaAAATGCGGAGCTATGTCGATCGGAAGACAGAAAAATTCCAGAGCTACAAGGAGACGTTGGGAAACTCCATAAAACCCATGACAATGTTTGTTTAAATGCAGCTACAGCCAGCACATCTACAACAAAAGGAGTCAGTGGAATAagatatacaaattcaaatatgaACAAAATCTTCGATAAACCATTTATTCCAAAGAACCAAAAAGACTCATTATTTATACCACCACAAATAACTACTTACTCAGAAAGTTTAAGCCAAGATAAAAAAGCCTACAACCACATAACCCGCTTAtatattgaaaacctttataaaatccaaaattatttaaactcaACACCTAGATCTCCAACTGCCAAAGACCCTAATACTGATTTTATAACCAAAAAACTACAAGGATATAATAAGTTAATAGCACAACCAGGCACCAATGCAAATCTAGTAAAAACATGTTATAGTTATGGATTACTTAGTACAGTTTATACCCAAACAGGAGATGAAATATCTACCATACCAGAGCTATACAAAGCCTTTATGAACTATAAAAGAATTACTAAAggaacattattttatataaagttttaTTCAGCACCAGCAGAGATATTATTTGATGAGATAAAACCAATTATACAAGTTGTAAAGATTGGTTTGACCAGAGATATGATAATTCCAGAAGATATCGGAATACAGCAAGAAATACAAAGGATTGAGATACCAGAATTCTACGCCAACAAAAGAGTTATAGGAATAACAACTAtcctaaatgaactaactaACAATTATTTAAACGGAAATTCAGTATGGAGCTATTATGTACGAGAGCaagttatgatatattcaaattctaaagAAATCAGAGAACAAGATATGGAGGAGATACGCCAATGGATACTTAGTCTACTCAAGCCAGAGCAAAAACCAACAACAAGAGCATTAAGAAAAGGGTTTATTTCGGAAGAACTATTGACCAGATATTGCAAAATCATTGGACAAAAATACCCCGACCATATATGTTCAAAATGTCAAGGAGAAGATAATGTCATACCAGATGTTCAAATCGAATAA